GACCAGGCCCGGGCGGTGTTGGCCGCCGGTGCCGCCGCCGGGCTGGGGTCGCGGGTGCACGCCAACCAGCTCGGTCCCGGGGCCGGGGTGGCGCTGGCGGTGGAGCTGGGCGCGGCCAGCGCAGACCACTGCACGCATCTGTCCGACGCGGACGTGGCCGCGCTGTCGGGGTCGGCCACGGTGGCGACGCTGCTGCCGGGGGCCGAGTTCGCCACCCGGTCGCCGTACCCGGATGCCCGCCGGCTGCTGGACGCCGGGGCGTCGGTGGCGTTGGCCAGTGACTGCAACCCGGGTTCGTCGTACACGACGTCGATGCCGTTCTGTGTCGCGCTGGCGGTCCGGGAGATGGGCATGACGCCGGCGGAGGCGGTCTGGGCGGCGACCGCCGGTGGCGCGCGGGCGTTGCGGCGCGCCGACGTCGGTGTGCTGCGTCCCGGTGCCCGGGCCGATCTGATCCTGCTCGACGCGCCGTCCCACCTGCACCTGGCCTACCGGCCGGGGGTGCCACTGGTCCGTCAGGTCCTGCACAACGGAGTACCGACATGCCCACCGTGACCATTCAACCGACCGGGATGACCGCCGAGGAGGTGCGGGCGGTGGCCCGCCACGACGCGCGGGTGGAGTTGAGCCGGTCCGCTGTCGCGGCGATGGACCGCAGCCGGCGGATCGTCGACGCGATCGAACGCGACGGCCGCCCGGTGTACGGCGTCTCGACCGGGTTCGGCGCGCTGGCCAGCAGTTTCGTCGCGCCGGATCGGCGGTCGGAGCTGCAGCACGCGCTGATCCGTTCGCACGCGGCGGGGATCGGCGCGCCGATGCCGACCGAGGTGGTCCGGGCGATGCTGGTGTTGCGGGCCCGGTCGCTGGCGCTGGGCCGCTCCGGGGTACGGCCACAGTTGGCGCAGGCCCTGCTGGATCTGCTCAACCATCAGGTGACGCCGTGGGTGCCGGAACACGGCTCGTTGGGTGCCTCCGGAGACCTGGCGCCGTTGGCGCACTGCGCGTTGGTGGTGCTGGGCGAGGGTTGGGTGCGCGATCCGGCGACCGGCGGGCGGGTCGACGCGGCGGCGGCGCTGGACCGGGCCGGGCTGGCCCCGATCGAGCTGGCCGCCAAGGAAGGCCTGGCGTTGATCAACGGCACCGACGGGATGCTCGGCATGCTGTTGCTGGCGATCGCCGACGCCCGGCATCTGTTCACGATGGCCGACGTCACGGCGGCGTTGGCGATCGAGGCGATGCTCGGCTCGGACCGGCCGTTCCTTCCCGAGTTGCACGCGATCCGCCCGCATCCCGGCCAGGCGGTCTCGGCCGCGAACATCCACCGGCTGTTGCAGCGTTCGGCGGTGATGGATTCGCATCGGGACGATCTGCTGCACGCCGTGCAGGACGCCTACTCGATGCGGTGTGCCCCGCAGGTCGCGGGCGCGGCCCGGGACACCTTGGCGTTCGTCACGACGGTGGCCGGCCGGGAGTTGGGGTCCGTGGTGGACAATCCGGTGGTGCTGTCGGACGGCCGGGTGGAGTCGACCGGCAACTTCCACGGCGCGCCGTTGGGGTTCGCGGCCGATTTCCTCGCCATCGCCGCCGCCGAGGTCGGGTCGATCAGCGAGCGCCGGGTGG
The sequence above is a segment of the Solwaraspora sp. WMMD406 genome. Coding sequences within it:
- the hutH gene encoding histidine ammonia-lyase, which translates into the protein MPTVTIQPTGMTAEEVRAVARHDARVELSRSAVAAMDRSRRIVDAIERDGRPVYGVSTGFGALASSFVAPDRRSELQHALIRSHAAGIGAPMPTEVVRAMLVLRARSLALGRSGVRPQLAQALLDLLNHQVTPWVPEHGSLGASGDLAPLAHCALVVLGEGWVRDPATGGRVDAAAALDRAGLAPIELAAKEGLALINGTDGMLGMLLLAIADARHLFTMADVTAALAIEAMLGSDRPFLPELHAIRPHPGQAVSAANIHRLLQRSAVMDSHRDDLLHAVQDAYSMRCAPQVAGAARDTLAFVTTVAGRELGSVVDNPVVLSDGRVESTGNFHGAPLGFAADFLAIAAAEVGSISERRVDRLLDVNRSRDLPAFLSPDPGVNSGLMIAQYTAAGIVAENRRLASPASVDSVPTSGMQEDHVSMGWAATRKLRTVLDNLTSLLAVELLAAVRGLQLRAPLRPSPAGQAAVKLVGGLAGEPGPDVFLAPVLEAARTVIAGRELRTAIEADLGPLH